The proteins below are encoded in one region of Clostridium pasteurianum DSM 525 = ATCC 6013:
- a CDS encoding germination lipoprotein GerS-related protein: MKKILLIFISIVLILIVTGCGKGKNDKSSIAYLKDLKSYTTDMSIEVKNNKQKLDYSGRQMYFLGLGYRLELNNQRVLIYKDDKIYITDLQNGNKYITDMNFDDVYKISFLGNFIDLLYTNERIKTSYKTVNGKKYELINTDMPDSNRNISHGILYVDVNKKIPQKLVVYDIKENEKFIVNYKNFVPNCSVDKSLFRVN; the protein is encoded by the coding sequence ATGAAAAAAATATTATTAATATTTATATCAATTGTCTTGATTCTAATAGTAACTGGATGCGGAAAGGGAAAGAATGATAAAAGTAGTATAGCGTATTTAAAAGATTTAAAAAGCTATACTACAGATATGAGTATTGAAGTTAAAAATAACAAACAAAAGCTCGATTATAGTGGTAGACAAATGTATTTTTTAGGTTTAGGATATAGATTAGAATTAAATAATCAAAGGGTGCTTATTTACAAAGATGATAAAATTTATATTACTGATTTGCAAAATGGAAATAAGTATATTACAGATATGAATTTCGATGATGTATACAAAATCAGTTTTTTGGGAAATTTTATTGATTTATTATACACAAATGAAAGAATAAAAACTTCTTATAAAACTGTAAATGGTAAGAAATATGAACTTATAAATACAGATATGCCTGATAGTAATAGAAATATAAGTCATGGTATTTTATATGTAGATGTTAATAAAAAGATTCCGCAAAAACTAGTTGTATATGATATAAAGGAAAATGAAAAATTTATAGTAAATTATAAAAATTTTGTACCAAATTGCAGTGTAGATAAATCTCTTTTCAGAGTTAACTAA